ATACCACTTATTCTATAATAATTATTTCCTTCAGCGGGATCATCATCAGTCCAGTTATATTGCAATACGGCTTTATTTGGTAAAGATGGTATAAATGCTATTTTGCCGAAACTTCTTCCATCCAATGATCTCTCTATTGCATATTCTTTTATAGAAGATTGACTGATTACACTCCATTGTAATTTTATAGTTGAAGCGCTTGTTTGCTTTGCCCTTACATCAATAAAACTTAAAGGAAGTACAGTTTCTGTATTAAATAGAATTTTAAACCGATCTGCGGCCTGTGATGCCGCATTACTGTTTACCAAAAAATTTACGACAGTAGAATCACTTAATGCAACAGGAGTAAGATTACCGGTATAATTATCTTTTAAAAAAGCTGTTTTACCTACAGAAAGCATATTGGGAAAGAACCGGAGCTGGTATTGTTGCTGTAGCGTACGAAGCAATTTAAAATAGATGGTATCATTTTGTCTTAATGTTGGCCTTCTATCAGAAAATAATGATGTTCCACTTTCTACAACCGAAAATGTTTCATTTATATTAGCCAGCTTTGGTGCATCTTCACCTATTATTGGAGACATGCTGTACGAATCATTAAAATAAACCTGGTTATAGTCCAGTTGGCTAGTTGAGTTATCTGCATTTACTTTATACAATCTTGAAATAAATAATGATTGGGCTGATACTTGAGCGGCAAAGAACATAAATATGAATAGAAAAAAACAAGCGGCTAAAAAGACTTTCTTGTGTGTAAATGGGAGTGTAAAATTTTGCATAGCATAATTTAAAAGTACAAGCAATGCAATATAACAGTGTATTTCACACGTATTAAATTTTAATCCTTTTTTTTGAGATATCTCAACCTGTTTTAATGTAACAGTGCGCCACAATGGCTTTTACTTGTTTTATATATGTTGTTAAAAAACAACCATGTCGGCTATTTATCTAGAGGTTTGCCGAATATTTTTTCTCCGGCTTTAATTTCAACTTTAATAGTATTTTCTTTGGGAGGAATGGGGCATGCATATCCTTCTTTATATGCACAAGAAGGGTTATAAGCTTTATTAAAATCAATTTCGATAACATTATTCCTGATGTCGCTTACAGTAAAATCTATAAACCTGCCGCTACCATGTGTTTCATCCCCATTGGTCTCATCTGCGAATGGAATAAATAAATGATCTTTATATTTTGGCGACCTCATCAACATAGCAGATCGATACAAGTAAAGCTGGCACGTTTTACCTTTTAAATTGAAGGTAGCTTTGCCAAACTTAAAATACTTAAATGAAACACCTGCACTTGTGTTCATTCCAAAGCCTATACTATCGTGAATACGCTCAAAAGATGCAAACACCCTATAATTTTCATCAATTGGAAAGAATTGCAGAAAAGATGTATCGTCACCTTTCACTACATCATGTGTACTAATATACTGTTCACGAAATTTTTGTAATGAATCTTTATAAGAACCGTAGTTTTTTTGCCCAAAAGAAACGATGCCAGATAATAAGAAAGAGAATAAGATCAATCGTCTCATAAAATGATCAGCTTATTAGTTTATCAAAGGCTTGTTTCACTTTATTGAATTTAAATCTCTCAACAACAGCATTCATTTTCTGTTGAATGGCTTCATTTTGAAGATTGCCGATTGCTCCTTCGTGTGTATGACTTACATTAGTTGAATACATAAACTCACCTTTTTCGATTGATAAACCAACTTGTTTGTAAGCATCTCTGAAAGGAATACCTTTTAAAACCAACTTGTTTACTTCTTCTACGCTGAATATGTATTTATATTTTTCGTCTGCCAGGATATCTTTATTAATGCTGATGTTGCTCAACATTAATCCTGCCATCTGAATGCAATCAGTCAACGTTTTAAATGCAGGGAACAAATGTTCTTTTAGCAATTGCAAGTCTCTATGATAACCAGATGGAAGATTGGTGGTCATCATTAAAATCTCATTCGGTAATGCCTGCAAACGGTTGCAATGCGAACGTATCAATTCAAATACATCTGGGTTCTTTTTATGCGGCATAATGCTGCTGCCTGTTGTTAATTCATCCGGGAAAGAAATGAAAGCAAAGTTTTGATTTAAGTATAAACAAGCATCCATGCTTAATCTTGCTAAGCTTGCTGCAATATTTGCTAAAGCACTTGCAACAATGCGTTCCGATTTTCCTCTGCCCATTTGTGCATATACTACATTATGATTCAAATCATCGAAACCTAATAATTCCGTAGTTAATGTTCTATTGATTGGGAAAGACGAACCATAACCCGCTGCTGAACCTAACGGGTTTTTATTGACTACTTCATAAGCTGCTTGCAATGTAATCAAATCATCGCTTAAGCTTTCGGCATAAGCACCAAACCATAAACCAAAGGAAGATGGCATGGCTAACTGCAAATGCGTATAGCCGGGATATAGATCACTTTTATGTTTTTCGCTTTGAGCAATTAACAGATCAAAGAACTCTTTTGTTACGCCAACCAGCTTTTCAATCTCACTTCTTAAAAACAATTTCAGATCTACTAAAACCTGGTCGTTCCTGCTTCTTGCGCTGTGAATCTTTTTGCCGACATCGCCCAATTTTTGAGTCAATAACAATTCAACCTGTGAGTGTATATCTTCTACTCCATCTTCTAATTTAAAATCAGCTTTTGCTATTTGTTGATAGATGTTTTTTAATTCTTTTACCAACACATCTCTTTCATCAGTTGTTACTAAACCAATTGTTTCCAACATGGTAACATGAGCAATAGAACCCAATACATCAAAAGGCGCTAAATACATATCCATTTCCCTGTCGTTGCCAACAGTAAATTTTTCTACTTCCTGTAATGATGTTTTATCTTTTTGCCAAAGCTTCATGTTACACTATTTGCTCTAGTAATTTAATATATGTTTCGATACCGTCTTTTATCTCGCTTAAATAAATATACTCATCTGCAGTATGACTTCTTGCACTATCACCGGGTCCCATCTTCAGCGTAGAGAACGGCATTAATGCTTTATCTGATGTTGTTGGCGAACCGTAATAACCTTTGCCTAATGCAATACCTGCTTTTACTAACGGATGATCCAATTTAATAGAGGTTGATTTCATCCTTGTCGTACGAGGCTTGAATGAACTTTTCAGATTCGCTTTCAGTGCATCCAATATTTCCTCAAATGTATATAATTCATTTACCCGCACATCAATTACATATTTACAGGTAGATGGCACTACATTATGCTGTGTATTTTCTGTGCCGATAACGGTAACGGTTAAACGGGATTCACCGAGCAACTCACTTACTTTATCAAACTTATAATTGCGGATCCAGTTAATATCATCAACTGCATTATATAAAGCATTCTCTCCTTCATTACGCGCCGCATGACCAGCTCTGCCCGGAGCCACGCAATCAATAACCATCAATCCTCTTTCTGCAACAGCCATTTCCAGTTTTGTAGGTTCGCCTACAATTCCAAAATCAATATTTCCTAAGTATGGCAACACCAATTCAATTCCATTTACACCGCTTATCTCCTCTTCTGCACTTGCGGCAAACACTACATTGTGATTGATATTGTCTTTATCGTAGAAATATAAAAATGTTGCTATCAAAGAAACCAAACATCCTCCTGCATCATTACTTCCTAATCCAAATAGCTTATCATCTTTTACAATTGGCGTGAACGGATCAAGCGTATAACCTTTATTTGGCTTAACCGTATCATGGTGAGAATTCAACAACACCGACGGTCTGTTTACATCGTAATGCTTATTTTTTGCATAGATATTATTGCCTACTCTTGAACAAGGAATGCCGTGTGTTGTAAAAAAGTTGATGATGATCTCTGCTGTATCATTTTCTTCTTTTGAAAAAGAAGGCGTGCTGATCAATTGCTTTAACAATTCAACCGCATCATTATATAAAGATTCTTTCATGTTACTTTATTAAAGTTCCTTTTGTTTCGTCTGTTACATTTTGTAACAGATCGTTGGCATCGCCGATCAATACTTCTTTTACACCACTATCAATTGCAGCAAAAGCATTGTCTATTTTTGGTAAAATGCCATCAAATAATTTTTTCCCATCCAGCAATTGCTGATAAATATCTTTAGTAATTAAAGTAATGACTGAATTATCATCTTCCACATTTTCCAAAACGCCTTTCTTTTCAAAGCAATAGATCAAACGAACATCGTATGCTTTCGACAATGCAACCGCTAAAGAAGAAGCGACAGTATCGGCATTGGTATTCAGCATTTGCCCTTTCCCATCATGCGTAAGAGGTGCCAGGATTGGTGTCAATCCTGCATCTAACAACAATTGCAAATTATATATTGTTAATTGTTTTGTATCCACATCACCCACAAAACCAAAATCAATTCCTTCTTTCGTAACTGGCCTTTTAGTGGCAGGAATAATATTTGCATCAGCGCCTGTTAAACCAATTGCATTACAATTTAGTGATTGAAGTTTAGCAACTACTTTTTTATTCACCAACCCGCCATACACCATCGTTACCAAATCAATCGTTTCTGCGTCTGTAATTCGTCTTCCGTTTATATAGTTTGATTGAATGCCTAATTTATCACCAATCTTTGTTGCTATTTTTCCGCCACCGTGAATCAATATCTTCTTCGCTTTTATGGATGCAAATGTTTTTAGAAATGAATCAAGCGCAGCATCATTGTCAACTACATTGCCACCTACCTTTATAACAAAAACCTTGTCCATTAAGAATTTGATTTTAGAATATTGCTTAACACTGCTTGTGCCGCCCACACTCTGTTTGACGCCTGCTGTGTAACAATACTATTTTCGCTATCTAATACTTCATCGCTTAATTCTACATTTCTTCTTACGGGCAAGCAATGCATGGCTTTCGCATTATTTGTGAGCGCCATCTTTTTTGCATTCAACATCCATGCAGGATCGTTGGTATAAATCCTGCCGTAATCAGTATAAGTGCTCCAGTTTTTTACATATACAAAATCTGCATTTTTCAATGCTTCATCCTGGTTTGTCGTTATCGTTGCACCTTCTGTAAATTTCTCATCCAATTCATAATCTTCCGGGTGCGTAATTACAAAATCAGCTTCGCCCCAGGCATTTATCCATTCTGCAAAAGAGTTTGGAACGCACTGTGGAAGAGGCTTTATATGAGGCGCCCAGGTCAATACGATCTTCGGTCTACGATTTTCTATTTTTGATTTTATCTGCGATTCTTTAATGGTAATAATATCTGTCAGTGATTGCAATGGGTGTAATGTTGCACTTTCCAAACTTACAATCGGTACGCCTGCATATTTAATAAAAGAGTGCATCACTTCTTCGCTGTAATCTTCTTCTTTATTACGCAACGTAGGAAATGCACGTATGCAAAGAATATCAAAATAGTTTCCTAAGATCGGCGCAGCATCTTTTACATGTTCAACAGTATTACCACTCATGATAGCACCATCTTCAAATTCTAGTGCCCAACCATCTTTATCAACGTTGAATACAATTGGCTCCAGTCCTAAGTTTTGAGCCGCTACCTGCGTACTTAACCTTGTACGTAAAGAAGGATTTAAAAATAGCAAGCCGATTCTTTTACCCGAACCTAATGCCTTATCAGCAAATGGATTGGCTTTATAAGATAGCGCTTTTGCTACTAACTCATTAATATTACTTACATCTTTAACTGAAATGAAATTTCTCATTCTAGTATTATGCTTTTAATTCTTTTTGTAATGCATCTAAAAATATATCCGCTTCTGCTTTACCCAAATTCAACGCAGGTAATAAACGTATTACATTCGGTTTTGCTTCGCCGGTAAATATTTTATGTTTAAATAAAAGATTCTTCTTTACGTCTTTCAACTCTTCCGGCAATTCAATTCCAATCATTAAACCTTTACCTCTAACTTCTTTTATCTTAGGAAGTTTTTTTATTTCTTCAATTAAATAGTTACCAACCGTTGCTGTATTCTGCATTAAGTCATCCTGCTCAATAATTTCCAACACAGCTAAAGCTGCCGCACATGCCAAATGATTGCCACCAAAAGTAGTTCCCAACATAAAATGTTTTGCAGGAATCTTTGGTGAAATAGAAATACCTGCAACAGGAAAACCATTGCCCATTCCTTTCGCCATGCTGTAAATATCAGCTTTTACACCGCTATGATCATGTGAGTAAAATTTACCGCTACGTCCATATCCGCACTGCACACTATCGGCAATGAATACACTGTTATGCTGATCGCAAAGTGTTCTTATCAATTTTAAAAATGAATCCGTTGCCACTCTTATTCCGCCTACACCTTGAATACCTTCTATAATTACACAGCAAACATTATTTCCGTTCTTATCAAAATATTCCTGTAATGCAGCTTCATCATTGAAAGGAAGAAATACTACATTCTCTGTTTGATTAACCGGTGCAACTATATTTGGATTATCAGTTGCAGCTACTGCAAGCGATGTTCTTCCGTGAAATGCTTTTGTAAATGCAACGATCTTTTTTCTTCCGTTATAAAACGAAGCTGCTTTCAATGCATTCTCATTTGCCTCTGCACCTGAGTTACAAAGAAACAATTGATAGTCTTCTTTACCGCTCACTTTACCTAACTTCTCTGCTAACTGAACCTGTAAAGGAATTTTTATAGAGTTAGAATAGAAACCTACTTTGTGCAATTGATCTTCTATTCGTTTTACATAATGCGGATGCGTATGACCAATACTGATTACCGCATGACCGCCATACAGGTCAAGGTATTTTTGTCCTTTATCATCCCAAACATAAGAGCCGCAAGCCTTTTCAATGGTGATGTCATTTAGTGGATATACGTCGAATAATTTCATCGTATTATTTTAGAAGGAATTTGCTTTTAATTTTAATCCAGTAGTTTCACCCAATCCAAAAATCAAATTCATGTTTTGAACTGCTTGTCCGCTTGCACCTTTCGTCAAATTGTCTATTACAGAATGAACCACTAACCTGCTCCCCACTTTTTCTAATTGAATAATACACTTATTAGTATTCACAACTTGTTTTAGAAAGACAGGTTCTTTTGTTATTGCTGTAAATGGATGACCAGCATAAAAGTCTTCATATAATTTATTCAACTCCTCAATGCTCAAATCACAATTCATTTGTGAGCTTATAAAGATGCCTCTTGTAAAATCTCCACGCCATGGAACAAAACTTAAACCACCATCTTTTGGCGATGCAGGAAATACATTTTGCAACTGGTGTAATGATTGCTGTATCTCATCATTATGTTGATGCGTTAATGTTTTATACGCTGAAATATTATTTTGTCTCCAACTAAAATGCGATGTTGGTGATAATGATTGACCGGCTCCGGTACTACCTGTAATACCTGTGGTATAAATATCATTCGGCAATAAGCCTGCTTTTGCCAAAGGCAATAATCCTAATTGAATAGCTGTTGCAAAGCAACCTGGATTGGCAACATTGCTTGCTTTCTTAATTTCTTCTCTTTGCAATTCAGGAAGACCGTAAACAAATTTTCTCCCTTTGATAGCAGCATCTTTATTCAAACGAAAATCATTTCCAATATCAATTAATTTAACTGATGCAGGAATATCATTTGCTTCTACAAATTTCTTTGCTTCACCATGACCGGCACAAAAGAAAATTACATCAACATCATAATTATGTTCAGCAGAAAATTTTAAATCAGTTTCACCAACCAAGTCTGCATGTACTTTACTTATTAAGTTGCCCGCATT
The Ferruginibacter albus DNA segment above includes these coding regions:
- a CDS encoding T9SS type A sorting domain-containing protein, whose protein sequence is MFFAAQVSAQSLFISRLYKVNADNSTSQLDYNQVYFNDSYSMSPIIGEDAPKLANINETFSVVESGTSLFSDRRPTLRQNDTIYFKLLRTLQQQYQLRFFPNMLSVGKTAFLKDNYTGNLTPVALSDSTVVNFLVNSNAASQAADRFKILFNTETVLPLSFIDVRAKQTSASTIKLQWSVISQSSIKEYAIERSLDGRSFGKIAFIPSLPNKAVLQYNWTDDDPAEGNNYYRISGIDNNNKISYTPIVNVTMEGSMATIMIYPNPVSGNVIGLKFENMPKGSYVMRLINNSGQEVSTQEIDHNGNNSYQTIRVGDLSKGLYNLEITGNDNFKKSLKVIK
- a CDS encoding DUF1684 domain-containing protein, translating into MRRLILFSFLLSGIVSFGQKNYGSYKDSLQKFREQYISTHDVVKGDDTSFLQFFPIDENYRVFASFERIHDSIGFGMNTSAGVSFKYFKFGKATFNLKGKTCQLYLYRSAMLMRSPKYKDHLFIPFADETNGDETHGSGRFIDFTVSDIRNNVIEIDFNKAYNPSCAYKEGYACPIPPKENTIKVEIKAGEKIFGKPLDK
- the argH gene encoding argininosuccinate lyase — translated: MKLWQKDKTSLQEVEKFTVGNDREMDMYLAPFDVLGSIAHVTMLETIGLVTTDERDVLVKELKNIYQQIAKADFKLEDGVEDIHSQVELLLTQKLGDVGKKIHSARSRNDQVLVDLKLFLRSEIEKLVGVTKEFFDLLIAQSEKHKSDLYPGYTHLQLAMPSSFGLWFGAYAESLSDDLITLQAAYEVVNKNPLGSAAGYGSSFPINRTLTTELLGFDDLNHNVVYAQMGRGKSERIVASALANIAASLARLSMDACLYLNQNFAFISFPDELTTGSSIMPHKKNPDVFELIRSHCNRLQALPNEILMMTTNLPSGYHRDLQLLKEHLFPAFKTLTDCIQMAGLMLSNISINKDILADEKYKYIFSVEEVNKLVLKGIPFRDAYKQVGLSIEKGEFMYSTNVSHTHEGAIGNLQNEAIQQKMNAVVERFKFNKVKQAFDKLIS
- a CDS encoding M20 family metallo-hydrolase, which translates into the protein MKESLYNDAVELLKQLISTPSFSKEENDTAEIIINFFTTHGIPCSRVGNNIYAKNKHYDVNRPSVLLNSHHDTVKPNKGYTLDPFTPIVKDDKLFGLGSNDAGGCLVSLIATFLYFYDKDNINHNVVFAASAEEEISGVNGIELVLPYLGNIDFGIVGEPTKLEMAVAERGLMVIDCVAPGRAGHAARNEGENALYNAVDDINWIRNYKFDKVSELLGESRLTVTVIGTENTQHNVVPSTCKYVIDVRVNELYTFEEILDALKANLKSSFKPRTTRMKSTSIKLDHPLVKAGIALGKGYYGSPTTSDKALMPFSTLKMGPGDSARSHTADEYIYLSEIKDGIETYIKLLEQIV
- the argB gene encoding acetylglutamate kinase, which gives rise to MDKVFVIKVGGNVVDNDAALDSFLKTFASIKAKKILIHGGGKIATKIGDKLGIQSNYINGRRITDAETIDLVTMVYGGLVNKKVVAKLQSLNCNAIGLTGADANIIPATKRPVTKEGIDFGFVGDVDTKQLTIYNLQLLLDAGLTPILAPLTHDGKGQMLNTNADTVASSLAVALSKAYDVRLIYCFEKKGVLENVEDDNSVITLITKDIYQQLLDGKKLFDGILPKIDNAFAAIDSGVKEVLIGDANDLLQNVTDETKGTLIK
- a CDS encoding N-acetylornithine carbamoyltransferase, encoding MRNFISVKDVSNINELVAKALSYKANPFADKALGSGKRIGLLFLNPSLRTRLSTQVAAQNLGLEPIVFNVDKDGWALEFEDGAIMSGNTVEHVKDAAPILGNYFDILCIRAFPTLRNKEEDYSEEVMHSFIKYAGVPIVSLESATLHPLQSLTDIITIKESQIKSKIENRRPKIVLTWAPHIKPLPQCVPNSFAEWINAWGEADFVITHPEDYELDEKFTEGATITTNQDEALKNADFVYVKNWSTYTDYGRIYTNDPAWMLNAKKMALTNNAKAMHCLPVRRNVELSDEVLDSENSIVTQQASNRVWAAQAVLSNILKSNS
- a CDS encoding aspartate aminotransferase family protein — encoded protein: MKLFDVYPLNDITIEKACGSYVWDDKGQKYLDLYGGHAVISIGHTHPHYVKRIEDQLHKVGFYSNSIKIPLQVQLAEKLGKVSGKEDYQLFLCNSGAEANENALKAASFYNGRKKIVAFTKAFHGRTSLAVAATDNPNIVAPVNQTENVVFLPFNDEAALQEYFDKNGNNVCCVIIEGIQGVGGIRVATDSFLKLIRTLCDQHNSVFIADSVQCGYGRSGKFYSHDHSGVKADIYSMAKGMGNGFPVAGISISPKIPAKHFMLGTTFGGNHLACAAALAVLEIIEQDDLMQNTATVGNYLIEEIKKLPKIKEVRGKGLMIGIELPEELKDVKKNLLFKHKIFTGEAKPNVIRLLPALNLGKAEADIFLDALQKELKA
- the argC gene encoding N-acetyl-gamma-glutamyl-phosphate reductase, translating into MIKAGIIGAAGYTGGELIRILINHPEVEIAFAQSGSNAGNLISKVHADLVGETDLKFSAEHNYDVDVIFFCAGHGEAKKFVEANDIPASVKLIDIGNDFRLNKDAAIKGRKFVYGLPELQREEIKKASNVANPGCFATAIQLGLLPLAKAGLLPNDIYTTGITGSTGAGQSLSPTSHFSWRQNNISAYKTLTHQHNDEIQQSLHQLQNVFPASPKDGGLSFVPWRGDFTRGIFISSQMNCDLSIEELNKLYEDFYAGHPFTAITKEPVFLKQVVNTNKCIIQLEKVGSRLVVHSVIDNLTKGASGQAVQNMNLIFGLGETTGLKLKANSF